Within Streptomyces roseifaciens, the genomic segment GCCGCTGCCGGCCTCGCCCGAGCGGGCCGCGGCCGTCCAGCGCGAGTGCCTGCGCCGGGGCCTGATCGTCGAGCTGGGCGGCCGTCACTCCTGCGTCGTCCGCCTCCTGCCGCCCCTGACCATCACCGACGAGCAGACCGAGGCGGTCCTCGAGCGGCTCGCCGACGCCGTCGCCGCGGCCTGCCGGCCCGGCCGCCGCATCCCCGCCCCGAGCACACCGAAGGAGGCAGGCGCCGCATCCCCGGCCTGACGCCGCGACGTGCACGCCGTACACCGCATGAACGCATCCACCGGGACCGGTGCTTCCACGGCCGGCCAGGACCGCGAGCCGGCCCCCGAGCGGCAGACCGTGGTCTCCGCCGTCCCCCGCCAGGGCGGCGGCCCGCGCGACGGGACCGCGGACACGGGCCCCCCGTGCGCCCCCGACCCGCTGGAACACCCCGACCCCGGCCTCGCGGCCGACGCCGCCGCCGTGGAGAACCTCCTGCGCTGCTGGGTCCGCGAGACCGGCGTCCCCCGACCCGGCGGACCTGAACTGCACCTGCCCCTCCCCGCGAGCGGAACGGCCCTGAGGGTCCCCGTCACCTACTGGTCCGCCGCAGGCTGGCACCGCTTCGGCCCGCCGGCCCTGGCGGACGCGCCCGATGACGCCCCCGCCGTCGACGCCGTCACCGTGGCGGCGCTCCTCGGCCGCGAAACCGCCCGCCATGCCGCCCCCGCCGGATGCGGACGCACGGACGGGACGGCGGAGCTCGTCGGCAGGGTGGCGGACTCCGCGCGGCGTACGGCGGCCTTCCTCGCCGACCGGCGGGCCCGTCCCGCCGACCCGGCCGCGGGCGAGCTCTTCCTCTACGCCGAGCAGTCCCTGCTCCTCGGCCATCCCCTCCACCCCACGCCCAAGAGCCGCGAAGGCCTCTCCGACACCGAGGCGCACCTCTACTCCCCGGAGCTGCGCGGGGCCTTCCCGCTGCACTGGATGGCCGTCCACCGCTCCCTGCTCGCCATGGACTCGGCGTGGACCGAGCGGGGCCGGCCCGTCGACGCCGTCACCCTCGCCGCCCGGCTCGCCGGTCCGGAGCTGCGCCTGCCCGAGGACACCGCGGCGCTGCCGCTGCACCCCTGGCAGGCCCGCGACGTCCGCAGCCGCCCCGGCGTCCGCCGGCTCCTGGACGCCGGCCTGCTGCACGACCTCGGCCCCCTCGGCGCGCCCTGGTACGCCACCTCCTCCGTACGGACCGTCCACCGGCCCGGCGCCCCCGCGATGCTGAAGCTCTCCCTGGGCCTGCGCATCACCAACTCCCGCAGGGAGAACCTCCGCAAGGAGCTCCACCGCGGCGTCGAGGTGCACCGCCTGCTGCGCAGCGGCCTCGCCGAGCAGTGGCGCGCGGCCTGCCCGGGCGGGCTCGGCTTCGACGTCGTCCGCGACCCCGCCTGGCTCGCCGTGGACACCCCCGAGGGCGCTCCGCTGACCGGCCTCGACGCCGTCATCCGGCACAACCCCTTCGGCCCAGGTGACGACGCCGTCTGCCTCGCCGGGCTCGTGTCGCCCCGGCCCTGGCCCGCCCCGGCGTACCAGGAGTACCAACAGCACCAGGAGCACCAGGAGCACCAGGAGCACCCCGGCGGGCCCGCCGGGCAGCCGGCGATGCGCTCGCGTCTCGCGCACATCGTGGCCCGCCTCGCGCACCGCACCGGCCGCCCCGCCGGGGCCGTCTCCGCAGAGTGGTTCCTGCGCTACCTGGAGGCGGTCGTGCGCCCCGTGCTCTGGCTGGACGGCGAGGCGGGCATCGCCCTGGAGGCCCACCAGCAGAACACGCTCGTCCTCCTGGACCGGGAGGGCTGGCCCGCAGGCGGCCGCTACCGCGACAACCAGGGCTACTACTTCCGCGCCTCCCACCGGGACGCCCTCGACCGGCGGCTGCCCGGAATCGGCGCGGAGAGCGACACCTTCGTGTCCGACGAGGTCACCGACGAGAGGTTCACCTACTACCTCGGCATCAACAACGTCCTCGGCCTGATCGGGGCGTTCGGCGCGCAGCGCCTCGCCGACGAACAGATCCTGCTGGCCGCGCTGCGCCGCTTCCTCAAGGACGCCGTGGCCGGCCCGGCCACCGGCCGCTCCACCCTGCCCGCCCGCCTTCTCGAAGCGCCCACCCTGCGCTGCAAGGCCAACATGCTGACCAGGCTGCAGGGGCTCGACGAGCTCGTCGGCCCGGTCGACACCCAGTCCGTCTACGTCACCATCGCCAACCCCCTGGTCACGTCGGCCCGATGACCGGCGCGAGCCCCGGCCCCGGGTGAACGGGGCCCTTGAGGACACGGGCCCCCGCGGGCCCACAGGATCCCGGACACCGAGGGGATCCTCCGAGAGGAGAGCGTCTCCGTGCCGCCCACCGACCCCAGCGAAGGCCCGGCCCCCGGCCCGGGCACCGACCACCTCCGCGCCGGCTCCCCGATCGCCGGCTTCGCGGGGCCGAGCGTCGATGACGGCGCCCCCGCGGGCGCCGGTGCCGGCCCGCCGACCGACAACGAGACCACGCTCGAACTGAAGCTGTCCGAAGACTTCGTCGAACTGATCGACCACGGCCCCCCGGAGCCGGCCGCGATCACCGCGGGCCGCGGGCCCGCCGGGGCCATCGGCCCGGGATCCGACCTCCTCGACTCCCTCGCCGACTGGGGGCCCGCCGACACCGGCGCGGGCACCTTCCAGCTCGTGCCGGTCCGGGTCGAGCGCGATCTGCGGCTCATCACCCGCTGGATGAACGACCCGGCCGTCGCGGCGTTCTGGAAGCTGGGCGGGCCCGAGAGCGTGACCGAGGCCCACCTGCGCGCCCAGACCGGCGGTGACGGCCGCAGCATCCCCTGCCTCGGGGTGCTCGACGGCGTGCCGATGAGCTACTGGGAGGTCTACCGCGCCGACCTCGACCCCATCGCGCGCCACTACCCGGCCCGCCCGCACGACACCGGGATCCACCTGCTGATCGGCAAGGTCGCCGACCGGGGCCGCGGCGTCGGCACCCGCCTGCTGAGGACCGTCGCCGACCTCGTCCTGGACCACCGGCCGTCCTGCGGGCGCGTCGTCGCCGAACCCGACCTGCGCAACACCCCGTGCGTCTCCGCGTTCCTGAGCGCAGGCTTCCGGCTGACCGCGGAAATCGATCTTCCGGAGAAGCGCGCGGCCCTGGTGGCCCGCGACCGCGCCCTGCGCACCCTCCTCTAGGACCGCCCACTCCCCGGCCGCCCCCTGCTCCTCCACCGCACTCCGCCGGAACCTCCCCCTCCGATCAGTTCCTCTCCGTTCCTCCACCCACCGGCCTTCCAAACCCACCCACCCGCTGGCCTCCGAACCCACCCACCCATCGGCCTCCTCACCCATCGGCCTACTCAAAGGAGCCCCGTTGCCTCCTTCGCCCCGGTCCGAACGTCTCGCCGGCCCCGACTGGTCCCTCGCGGGTGCCCATCTGCTCGCCAAGATGCTCGGCGAACTCAGCTACGAGGGCGTGCTGACCCCCGAGCCCGACGACGGGGCCGGGGCACCCGCCACCACCGCCTACCGGCTGTCCTTAACAGAAGACGTGACCTACCGCTTCCGCGCACGCCGGAGCGCGTACGGTCACTGGCGGGTCGACCCGGACTCCGTCACCCCGTCCCAGGACCCCCTCCACTTCCTCGCCCTCGCCCACGACACCGTCCTCGGCCTCTCCGGCGACACCACCGGCCACCTGGCCAGGGAACTCCTCGCCACCCTCTCCGCCGACACCCGCCTCCGGGCGAGCGCCCTCAGCGCGGCGGACCTGGCCGACCTCGACTACGCCGCACTGGAAGGCCACCAGACCGGCCACCCCTGGCTGATCGCCAACAAGGGCCGGCTCGGCTTCTCCGCCTCCGACACCGGCCGGTGGGCCCCCGAGGCCCGCACCCCGCGCCGCCTGCCCTGGATCGCCGCCCACCGCGACCTCGCGCACTACCGGGCCGTCCCCGCACTGGCCACCCCCGACCTGCTCTATGCCGAAGAGCTCGCCCCCGGCACCCGCGCCGCTTTCGCCCGTACCGTCGCCGACCACGGCCGCGACCCCGCCGCCTACCTCTGGCTCCCCGTCCACCCCTGGCAGTGGGACGAGACGGTGGCCCCCCTCTTCGCGCCCTGTCTCGCCGACGGATCCATCATCCCCCTGCCCACTGACAACGACCTCCGGCTGCCCCAGCAGTCCGTCCGCACCTTCCTCAACACCAGCCGGCCGCACGCCCGGACCGTGAAGCTCCCGCTCTCGATCCTCAACACGCTCGTCTGGCGCGGCCTGCCGACCGAGCGCACCCTCGCCGCCCCCGCGGTCACCGCCTGGGTACAGTCCCTGCGCGACTCCGACGACTTCCTCCGCGACGAGACCCGGGTGATCCTCCTCGGCGAGACCGCCTCCGTGACCGTCGAGCACCCCCTCTACGACCGCGTGCCCGGCGTCCCCTACCAGTACAAAGAGCTGCTCGGCTGCATCTGGCGCGAGCCCCTCGGCCCCGCCCTCGCCCCCGGGGAGCGCGCCCGCACCTTGGCGGCCCTGCTGCACACCGACCCCGCCGGCCGCTCCTTCACCGCCGAGCTCGTCGGCCGCTCGGGGCTCGCCCCGGCCGACTGGCTCCGCCGCCTCTTCGCCGCGCTGCTCCCGCCGCTCCTGCGCTTCCTCTACCGCTACGGCACCGTCTTCTCCCCGCACGGCGAGAACGCCATCGTCGTCTTCGACGAGAACGACGTGCCCACGCGCCTCGCCGTGAAGGACTTCGTCGACGACATCAACATCAGTGCCGTTCCCCTTCCCGAGCACGCCTCGATGCCCGACGACGTGAGGGCCGTGCTGCTCACCGAACCACCGGGCTTCCTCACCCAGTTCATCCACTCCGGCCTCTTCGTCGGTGTTTTCCGCTACCTCGCGCCGCTGTGCGAGGAGCAGCTCGGGGTGCCGGAGGCCACCTTCTGGTCGCTCGTGCGGGCGGAGATCGTGGGGCACCACGAGCGCTTCCCGCGGATGAAGGACCGCTACGAGACCTTCGACCTGCTCACCCCGCGGATCGAGCGGCTCTGTCTCAACCGCAACCGGCTGCACCTCGACGGCTACCGCGACCGCCCGGAACGCCCGCACGCGGCCGTCCACGGCACCGTGCCCAATCCGCTGCACATTCCGTGACGGCGCCGCCGATGTCAGTGCCGCCCTTTAGGGTGGAACAGCTATGACTGCCTCCTCCTCGCCCTCCCTCACCGACCTGCTGCACGCCGCCGTCACCGCCGTCGGCGGCACGGAGCGGCCCGGTCAGGTCACCATGGCCGAAGCCGTCGCCGAAGCCGTCGACGGCGACTCCCACCTGCTCGTGCAGGCGGGCACCGGCACCGGAAAGTCCCTCGGCTATCTGGTGCCGGCCCTGGCCCACGGCGAGCGCGTGGTGGTGGCCACCGCGACGCTGGCGCTCCAGCGCCAGCTCGTGGAGCGCGATCTCCCGCGGACGGTGGACGCCCTGCAGCCGCTGCTGCGCCGCCGCCCGCAGTTCGCCATGCTCAAGGGCCGCTCCAATTACCTGTGCCTGCACCGGCTGCACGAGGGGGTCCCGCAGGACGAGGAGGAGGGCCTCTTCGACCCCTTCGAGGCGGCGGCGCCCTCCAGCAAGCTCGGCAAGGACCTGCTGCGCCTGCGCGACTGGGCCGACGAGACCGAGACGGGCGACCGTGACGATCTCACCCCCGGCGTCTCCGACCGGGCGTGGTCCCAGGTGTCGGTCACGTCCCGGGAGTGCCTGGGCGCCTCGAAGTGCGCGTACGGCGCCGAGTGCTTCGCCGAGGCCGCCCGGGAGCGGGCCAAGCTCGCCGACGTGGTGGTCACCAACCATGCCCTGCTGGCGATCGACGCCATCGAGGGCGCCCCGGTGCTCCCCGGCCACGAGGTCCTCATCGTCGACGAGGCCCATGAGCTGGTCTCCCGGGTCACCGGCGTCGCCACCGGCGAGCTCACCCCCGGCCAGGTCAACCGCGCGGTGCGCCGCGCGGCCAAGCTCGTCGACGAGAAGGCCGCCGACGCCCTGCAGACCGCGGCCGAGAGCTTCGAGCGCCTGATGGAGCTGGCCCTCCCGGGCCGGCTGGAGGAGATCCCCGACGATCTCGAGTACGCCCTGATGGCGCTGCGCGATGCCGCCCGGACGGTCATCTCGGCCATCGGCAACACCCGCGACAAGTCCGTCCAGGACGAGGACGCGGTCCGCAAGCAGGCCCTGGCCTCCGTGGAGAACATCCACGCGGTCGCCGAGCGCATCGTGGAGGGCTCCGAGTACGACGTCGTCTGGTACGAGCGCCACGACCGCTTCGGGGCGTCCCTGCGCGTCGCCCCGCTCTCCGTCTCCGGGCTGCTGCGCGAGAAGCTCTTCAGCGAGCGGTCCGTGGTGCTCACCTCGGCCACGCTCAAGCTCGGCGGTGACTTCAACGGCGTGGCGGCGTCCCTGGGCCTGGCCCCCGAGGGCACCGGCGGCGCGGAGAGCCCCGAGTGGAAGGGCGTCGACGTCGGCTCGCCGTTCGACTATCCCAAGCAGGGCATCCTCTACGTCGCCCGGCATCTGTCCCAGCCCGGCCGCGAGGGCAGCCGTACGGACATGTTCGACGAGCTGGCCGAGCTGGTGGAGGCCGCCGGCGGCCGGACGCTCGGGCTGTTCTCCTCGATGCGTGCCGCTCAGGCCGCGGCCGAGGAGCTGCGCGGCCGGCTCGACGTGCCGATCCTGCTGCAGGGCGAGGAGACGCTCGGCGAGCTGATCCGTAACTTCGCCGCCGACGCCCGTACGTGCCTGTTCGGCACGCTGTCCCTGTGGCAGGGGGTCGATGTGCCGGGGCCGAGCTGCCAGCTGGTGGTGATGGACCGGGTGCCCTTCCCGCGGCCGGACGATCCTCTGATGAGCGCCCGGCAGAAGGCGGTGGAGGAAGCGGGCGGCAACGGCTTCATGGCCGTGGCGGCGACGCATGCGGCGCTGCTGATGGCCCAGGGTGCCGGACGGCTCGTCCGGGCCTCGGGGGACCGCGGTGTCGTCGCCGTGCTCGACCCCCGGCTGGCCACGGCCCGCTACGGCGGCTTCCTGAAGTCGTCCCTGCCGGATTTCTGGTACACCACGGACCGTAATCAGGTGCGCCGCTCCCTGGCGGCGATCGACGAGGCGGCGAAGGCGGAGGGCCGCTAGGAGGGCATGCTGCCGGCAGAGCCTGTCGGCAGCAGCATGCAGATAGAGCTGGCCGATAGAGCTGATGGAGCCGGTGGAAGAGCCTGCAAGGAAAAGAGCCCCGGAACCGGCGCAGGTGGTTCCGGGGCCCGGCCTTGCGGCCCTGTGCCTCACACGCGGCGCAGCACCGCCACGACCTTGCCGAGGATGGTGGCCTCGTCGCCGGGGATCGGCTGGTAGGCGGCGTTGTGCGGCAGCAGCCACACATGGCCGTCCTCGCGCTTGAAGCGCTTGACCGTGGCCTCCCCGTCGAGCATGGCGGCCACGATGTCGCCGTTCTCCGCGACGGGCTGGCGGCGGACCGTCACCCAGTCGCCGTCACAGATGGCGGCCTCGATCATGGAGTCGCCGACGACCTTCAGGACGAACAGCTCGCCGTCACCGACCAGTTGGCGGGGGAGCGGGAAGACGTCCTCGACGGACTCCTCGGCGAGGATGGGGCCACCCGCGGCGATCCGGCCGACGAGCGGCACATAGGAGGCGGCGGGCTTGCCGGTGGTGTCCGTGGGCTGCGAGCTGGGCTGGTCGGAGCCGCGCACCTCGTAGGCCCGGGGGCGGTGCGGATCCCTGCGCAGGAAGCCCTTGCGCTCCAGGGCCATGAGCTGGTGGGCCACGGACGAGGTGCTCGACAGCCCCACCGCCTGGCCGATCTCCCGCATGGAGGGTGGGTAGCCCCGGCGCTGGACGGAATCCCTGATCACTTCGATGACCCGCCGTTGGCGGTCGGTGAGACCCGAGCTGTCGGCCCGGATGCCTGGAGGTCGCCCCGGGAGGGCCCGAGCGGGCTTCTGCCCCTCGGTGCTCATGGCTGCGTCATTCATCGGGTGTGCCTGGTCGAGTCGGTTCTGGGAGCGGTCCTGGGCGGTGATTGTGGCGCTGTCTGCGGTGGTGGTCACGTCGGCCCCTCTCGAAATGTTCTCCCTAGCTGGACAACGGTAGTTGCTTTCGAAAGGTTGCGCCAAACACACGTTCGAGTGAAATATCGAAGTTTGCCTGACGTGATCAGGGCTGAGGGTGTACGGCTGAAGATCAATTCGACCTATTACGGTACCCTTCGGTGCGAAGCGCACCGAGCGGGCCGCCCGCCCGTACGGGCCTCGTGCGGGCCCGGCCGGTCCGCCCCGGACCCTTCCGTGCAGCGGCTCCGCGGTGGTCCCAGTGTGTCATCAAAGCCCCCGTGCCCTTGGTGCCGGGGCGGCTCGCGTAGGGTCGGGACCGGTCCTCGCGACTGCGAAACGCGTCCGGCGCGGCTCACCACGCGGCACCAGATCTAGTGGTTTGATTGGCGGCAGCCGCCCACAGGTTGTGGTCGAGGGGTGTCGCCGGTCATTTGCGGCCGCCGTCATCGCCTATGCTGGGGGCTGCTTCGCAAGGCCCCCGTTCGAGGGTCCGCCGAGGCTGAAGATCGTGCACAGTCCTACGAGGGTGAGGAGGGTGGAGAGCCATGCACTGCCCCTTCTGCAGGCACCCCGACAGCCGCGTCGTCGACAGCCGGACCACCGATGACGGCTGCTCGATCCGCCGGCGGCGCCAGTGCCCCGACTGCTCCCGTCGTTTCACGACCGTGGAGACCGCGTCACTGATGGTGATCAAGCGGAGCGGGGTCACCGAGCCCTTCAGCCGCACGAAGGTCATCTCCGGAGTGCGCAAGGCGTGCCAGGGCCGCCCGGTCACCGAGGACGCCCTGGCCCAGCTCGGCCAGCGGGTGGAGGAGGCAGTGCGCGCCACGGGCAGCGCCGAGCTCTCCACCCATGACGTGGGTCTGGCCATACTCGGCCCCCTCCGGGACCTCGACCTGGTCGCGTATCTGCGGTTCGCGTCCGTGTACCAGGCGTTCGACTCGCTCGAGGACTTCGAGGCCGCCGTCGCGGAGCTCCGCGAGAAGCGGTCCGCCGCGACCGCCGGCGACTGCGACGGGGACCCGCAGGTTCCCGCGCCCACCGCGGCCGCCGAGTAGCAGCGGCCACCACAGACCTGCCCGGCGCGCCGCGCGCCCGGGCTAAGACAGACATAGCGCGCCACGGAAGAATTGGGCGCATTAGGGCGTTTTGCCCGTAGAGGGAGGCGGCATGACCGAGACGACGAGCGGCCCGGCACGAGGTTCCCGCGCCAAGGGGAACAAGGGCGGCAAGGGTCTGCGTATCGAGCGCATCCACACCACCCCCGGTGTGCACCCGTACGACGAGGTCGTGTGGGAGCGCCGTGACGTCGTCATGACCAACTGGCGCGACGGCTCGATCAACTTCGAGCAGCGCGGCGTGGAGTTCCCCGACTTCTGGTCGGTGAACGCGGTCAACATCGTCACGAGCAAGTACTTCCGCGGTGCCACGGGTTCGCCCGAGCGCGAGTCCAGCCTCCGTCAGCTCATCGACCGGGTCGTGCTGACCTACCGCAAGGCGGGCGAGCAGCACGGCTACTTCGCGTCCCCGGCGGACGCCGAGATCTTCGAGCACGAGCTGACCTACGCCCTGCTGCACCAGGTCTTCAGCTTCAACTCGCCGGTCTGGTTCAACGTCGGCACCAAGCAGCCGCAGCAGGTCTCCGCCTGCTTCATCCTCTCCGTCGACGACTCCATGGAGTCGATCCTCGACTGGTACAAGGAAGAGGGGATGATCTTCAAGGGCGGCTCCGGCGCCGGCCTGAACCTCTCCCGCATCCGCTCCTCCAAGGAGCTGCTCTCCTCCGGCGGCAACGCCTCCGGCCCGGTCTCCTTCATGCGCGGCGCCGACGCCTCCGCAGGAACGATCAAGTCGGGCGGCGCCACGCGCCGCGCGGCCAAGATGGTCGTCCTCGACGTCGACCACCCCGACGTCGAGGCCTTCATCGAGACCAAGGTGAAGGAGGAGGAGAAGGTCCGCGCCCTGCGCGACGCCGGCTTCGACATGGACCTGGGCGGCGACGACATCACCTCCGTCCAGTACCAGAACGCCAACAACTCCGTCCGCGTCAACGACGAGTTCATGAAGGCCGTCGAGACCGGCTCGAAGTTCGGGCTGCGCGCCCGGATGACCGGTGAGGTCATCGAGGAGATCGACGCCAAGGGCCTCTTCCGCAAGATGGCCGAGGCCGCGTGGGCCTGCGCCGACCCGGGCATCCAGTACGACGACACGATCAACCACTGGCACACCTCGCCGGAGTCGGGCCGGATCACCGCGTCCAACCCGTGCAGCGAGTACATGCACCTGGACAACTCCTCGTGCAACCTCGCCTCCCTCAACCTCATGAAGTTCCTGCGCGACGACGACAAGGGCAACCAGTCGTTCGACGCCGAGCGCTTCGCCAAGGTCGTCGAGCTCGTCATCACGGCGATGGACATCTCCATCTGCTTCGCCGACTTCCCGACCGAGAAGATCGGCGAGACCACCCGCGCCTTCCGCCAGCTGGGCATCGGCTACGCCAACCTCGGCGCCCTGCTGATGGCCACCGGCCACGCCTACGACAGCGACGGCGGCCGCGCCCTCGCCGGTGCCATCACCTCCCTGATGACCGGCACCTCCTACAAGCGCTCCGCCGAGCTGGCCGCGGTCGTCGGCCCGTACGACGGCTACGCCCGCAACGCCGACGCCCACAAGCGCGTCATGCAGCAGCACGCCGACGCCAACGGTGTCGCCCGGCGCATGGACGACCTGGACACCCCGGTGTGGGCCGCGGCGACCGAAGCCTGGCAGGACGTCATCCGCCTCGGCGGGAAGGACGGCTTCCGCAACGCCCAGGCGTCCGTCCTGGCGCCCACCGGCACCATCGGCCTGATGATGGACTGCGACACCACGGGCGTCGAGCCGGACCTGGCCCTGGTCAAGTTCAAGAAGCTCGTCGGCGGCGGCTCGATGCAGATCGTGAACAACACGGTGCCGAAGGCGCTCAAGCGCCTGGGCTACCAGCCGGAGCAGGTCGAGGCGATCGTCGCCCACATCGCCGAGCACGGCAACGTGATCGACGCCCCGGGCCTGAAGTCCGAGCACTACGAGGTCTTCGACTGCGCCATGGGCGAGCGCGCGATCTCCGCCATGGGCCACGTGCGCATGATGGCCGCCGCGCAGCCGTTCCTGTCGGGCGCGATCTCCAAGACGGTGAACCTGCCGGAGTCGGCCACCGTCGAGGAGGTCGAGGAGGTCTACTTCGAGGGCTGGAAGCTCGGC encodes:
- a CDS encoding vitamin B12-dependent ribonucleotide reductase, encoding MTETTSGPARGSRAKGNKGGKGLRIERIHTTPGVHPYDEVVWERRDVVMTNWRDGSINFEQRGVEFPDFWSVNAVNIVTSKYFRGATGSPERESSLRQLIDRVVLTYRKAGEQHGYFASPADAEIFEHELTYALLHQVFSFNSPVWFNVGTKQPQQVSACFILSVDDSMESILDWYKEEGMIFKGGSGAGLNLSRIRSSKELLSSGGNASGPVSFMRGADASAGTIKSGGATRRAAKMVVLDVDHPDVEAFIETKVKEEEKVRALRDAGFDMDLGGDDITSVQYQNANNSVRVNDEFMKAVETGSKFGLRARMTGEVIEEIDAKGLFRKMAEAAWACADPGIQYDDTINHWHTSPESGRITASNPCSEYMHLDNSSCNLASLNLMKFLRDDDKGNQSFDAERFAKVVELVITAMDISICFADFPTEKIGETTRAFRQLGIGYANLGALLMATGHAYDSDGGRALAGAITSLMTGTSYKRSAELAAVVGPYDGYARNADAHKRVMQQHADANGVARRMDDLDTPVWAAATEAWQDVIRLGGKDGFRNAQASVLAPTGTIGLMMDCDTTGVEPDLALVKFKKLVGGGSMQIVNNTVPKALKRLGYQPEQVEAIVAHIAEHGNVIDAPGLKSEHYEVFDCAMGERAISAMGHVRMMAAAQPFLSGAISKTVNLPESATVEEVEEVYFEGWKLGLKALAIYRDNCKVGQPLSAKKKEKTEAKAPEAAPAAAEKIVEYRPVRKRLPKGRPGITTSFTVGGAEGYMTANSYPDDGLGEVFLKMSKQGSTLAGMMDAFSIAVSVGLQYGVPLETYVSKFTNMRFEPAGMTDDPDVRMAQSIVDYIFRRVALDFLPFETRSALGIHSAEERQRHLDTGSYEPTDEDVDVEGLAQSAPRQTEAPKPSRPAAAAAVPAPKQAHNSTELVEMQLGLNADAPLCFSCGTKMRRAGSCYLCEGCGSTSGCS
- a CDS encoding ATP-dependent DNA helicase, translating into MTASSSPSLTDLLHAAVTAVGGTERPGQVTMAEAVAEAVDGDSHLLVQAGTGTGKSLGYLVPALAHGERVVVATATLALQRQLVERDLPRTVDALQPLLRRRPQFAMLKGRSNYLCLHRLHEGVPQDEEEGLFDPFEAAAPSSKLGKDLLRLRDWADETETGDRDDLTPGVSDRAWSQVSVTSRECLGASKCAYGAECFAEAARERAKLADVVVTNHALLAIDAIEGAPVLPGHEVLIVDEAHELVSRVTGVATGELTPGQVNRAVRRAAKLVDEKAADALQTAAESFERLMELALPGRLEEIPDDLEYALMALRDAARTVISAIGNTRDKSVQDEDAVRKQALASVENIHAVAERIVEGSEYDVVWYERHDRFGASLRVAPLSVSGLLREKLFSERSVVLTSATLKLGGDFNGVAASLGLAPEGTGGAESPEWKGVDVGSPFDYPKQGILYVARHLSQPGREGSRTDMFDELAELVEAAGGRTLGLFSSMRAAQAAAEELRGRLDVPILLQGEETLGELIRNFAADARTCLFGTLSLWQGVDVPGPSCQLVVMDRVPFPRPDDPLMSARQKAVEEAGGNGFMAVAATHAALLMAQGAGRLVRASGDRGVVAVLDPRLATARYGGFLKSSLPDFWYTTDRNQVRRSLAAIDEAAKAEGR
- a CDS encoding IucA/IucC family protein, which gives rise to MASEPTHPSASSPIGLLKGAPLPPSPRSERLAGPDWSLAGAHLLAKMLGELSYEGVLTPEPDDGAGAPATTAYRLSLTEDVTYRFRARRSAYGHWRVDPDSVTPSQDPLHFLALAHDTVLGLSGDTTGHLARELLATLSADTRLRASALSAADLADLDYAALEGHQTGHPWLIANKGRLGFSASDTGRWAPEARTPRRLPWIAAHRDLAHYRAVPALATPDLLYAEELAPGTRAAFARTVADHGRDPAAYLWLPVHPWQWDETVAPLFAPCLADGSIIPLPTDNDLRLPQQSVRTFLNTSRPHARTVKLPLSILNTLVWRGLPTERTLAAPAVTAWVQSLRDSDDFLRDETRVILLGETASVTVEHPLYDRVPGVPYQYKELLGCIWREPLGPALAPGERARTLAALLHTDPAGRSFTAELVGRSGLAPADWLRRLFAALLPPLLRFLYRYGTVFSPHGENAIVVFDENDVPTRLAVKDFVDDINISAVPLPEHASMPDDVRAVLLTEPPGFLTQFIHSGLFVGVFRYLAPLCEEQLGVPEATFWSLVRAEIVGHHERFPRMKDRYETFDLLTPRIERLCLNRNRLHLDGYRDRPERPHAAVHGTVPNPLHIP
- a CDS encoding GNAT family N-acetyltransferase; translated protein: MPPTDPSEGPAPGPGTDHLRAGSPIAGFAGPSVDDGAPAGAGAGPPTDNETTLELKLSEDFVELIDHGPPEPAAITAGRGPAGAIGPGSDLLDSLADWGPADTGAGTFQLVPVRVERDLRLITRWMNDPAVAAFWKLGGPESVTEAHLRAQTGGDGRSIPCLGVLDGVPMSYWEVYRADLDPIARHYPARPHDTGIHLLIGKVADRGRGVGTRLLRTVADLVLDHRPSCGRVVAEPDLRNTPCVSAFLSAGFRLTAEIDLPEKRAALVARDRALRTLL
- the lexA gene encoding transcriptional repressor LexA; protein product: MTTTADSATITAQDRSQNRLDQAHPMNDAAMSTEGQKPARALPGRPPGIRADSSGLTDRQRRVIEVIRDSVQRRGYPPSMREIGQAVGLSSTSSVAHQLMALERKGFLRRDPHRPRAYEVRGSDQPSSQPTDTTGKPAASYVPLVGRIAAGGPILAEESVEDVFPLPRQLVGDGELFVLKVVGDSMIEAAICDGDWVTVRRQPVAENGDIVAAMLDGEATVKRFKREDGHVWLLPHNAAYQPIPGDEATILGKVVAVLRRV
- the nrdR gene encoding transcriptional regulator NrdR, with product MHCPFCRHPDSRVVDSRTTDDGCSIRRRRQCPDCSRRFTTVETASLMVIKRSGVTEPFSRTKVISGVRKACQGRPVTEDALAQLGQRVEEAVRATGSAELSTHDVGLAILGPLRDLDLVAYLRFASVYQAFDSLEDFEAAVAELREKRSAATAGDCDGDPQVPAPTAAAE
- a CDS encoding IucA/IucC family protein; this translates as MNASTGTGASTAGQDREPAPERQTVVSAVPRQGGGPRDGTADTGPPCAPDPLEHPDPGLAADAAAVENLLRCWVRETGVPRPGGPELHLPLPASGTALRVPVTYWSAAGWHRFGPPALADAPDDAPAVDAVTVAALLGRETARHAAPAGCGRTDGTAELVGRVADSARRTAAFLADRRARPADPAAGELFLYAEQSLLLGHPLHPTPKSREGLSDTEAHLYSPELRGAFPLHWMAVHRSLLAMDSAWTERGRPVDAVTLAARLAGPELRLPEDTAALPLHPWQARDVRSRPGVRRLLDAGLLHDLGPLGAPWYATSSVRTVHRPGAPAMLKLSLGLRITNSRRENLRKELHRGVEVHRLLRSGLAEQWRAACPGGLGFDVVRDPAWLAVDTPEGAPLTGLDAVIRHNPFGPGDDAVCLAGLVSPRPWPAPAYQEYQQHQEHQEHQEHPGGPAGQPAMRSRLAHIVARLAHRTGRPAGAVSAEWFLRYLEAVVRPVLWLDGEAGIALEAHQQNTLVLLDREGWPAGGRYRDNQGYYFRASHRDALDRRLPGIGAESDTFVSDEVTDERFTYYLGINNVLGLIGAFGAQRLADEQILLAALRRFLKDAVAGPATGRSTLPARLLEAPTLRCKANMLTRLQGLDELVGPVDTQSVYVTIANPLVTSAR